The segment GCACTTTGCCCAACTGGTTTTCCGGGACCAGCACCTGGCCGGTTTCCGGATGCAGCCGGTAGGGAATGTGTTCGGCGTCGAACACGGCCATCATGTCGGCCATGGCGACTTTCTCCCGGGCGCCGAACACCGGGCGGTAGCGGCTTTCGTCGCGCCACACCCACACCATGACGAGCAGCGTGACCACCACCGCGAGCGCCACGAGCGGCATCAGGGAGCGCCAGGCGGGCAAACCGGGCAGCCCCGGGCCGCCCTCGGCGGTCTTGAGTCCGGCCAGTCTGGCCTTGATCTTTTCAAGCACGGAATACTCTCGATCTGACAGGGGAAACAGTTAAACAGGCATCTTGATGAGGTCGTCGACCGCCCCGACAAGCTTGTTGCGGACCTGGACCAGCGCCGAGAACGACAGGTTCGCTTCCTGGGTCATCAGCATCGCGCCGACCAGATCGTCGCTTCTGCCGCTTTCGACATCGGCGACCTTGTCGCTCGCCTTGCGCTCGGCGGCGTCCACCGAGCGCACCGCGGCCGACAGGCTGTCGGAAAAACTCACCGGCGCCGCCGAACTTCCCGTGAGGGTCTGAGCGGCCGGCGCGATCGCCCGTGCGCCGATGCGCGACATCTCGCCCAGAATGGTCGCTTTATCGCCCAGAATCAGGCCGCCGATTTCACTTTTCATGTTTCCCCCGGGAATTGGCCAGTCATTGTTCTGGCAGCTCTTGGCAATGGCCACCGAGTTTACTCGGACGCAATTGGCAGACATTTGTAAATATTCACAAATCAACCCGTGAAAATTCACCCCTGTCGACGGCTTACCCAAGGCCGGTCGGTTCAGTAAGATGCGACATCGCCCAAATGCCCCTCGCGGGGGGTTCGTCTCCACCTTTGCCGACAAGTGTCTGTATGCCCAAAAGCAAGCTCATCGCGCCGCACGAGGGACGTCGACTGGACGCCCTGGATCCGAGAACGCTGGGTCGGCCGTTTCACCTGCTGCCGGCTTTCACGCAAGCCTTGCAGGACGATGTCGACCTTTTTCTCGGCCAACGCCTGAACCGCCGCTACCATGCGCGCTTCGCCATGCGCGGCGCCAGCTGCGGCAGGCCATCGGAATCCATGTCCCGTCTTAGCATGCAGCGCTATACCCACGAGCGGGGCCTGATCGATGTCGCCATCGACCGCATCCTGCTCTTGCGTCTGCTCGATTACCGTTACGGCAATGGCTGGAGCGAGGAGACGCCCGCCGCCGACCCCGAAACCGTGCCGGCCACCGAAACGGAACAAAGGCTGATGGCTCACCTTGGTGCCGACATCGCCGGTGTGTGCCTTGGCACCCTGGCGCGCCTGACCGGGCAAGCCCTGCCGGCCACCCCGCCCGTGCGCAGCGGTCAGCCGGGCATCCAGACCGACCAGGCGTTCGAAATCGTCATCACGCTGGCCGACGACGGCCGCCAGTGCGAAGGCCGCGTCACCGTGCGCCTGGACGACGGGCTGTTCGATCTTCTGATGCGCGCGCTCGCGGACAACCGGCCGGTGAAGGCCGCCCGCGACAATGCCCCGGCGTTCGCGCTCGACGAAGAGATCCGCGTGCGCCTGTCGGTCTCCCTGCTTTCCCTGGACATGCCGCTGGGCGATGTGCTCGACCTGAAGGTCGGACACATCGTTCCGGCCCAGATGCGCAACCGCGCCGACGTTCATGTCGGCAAATCCCGGCTGTTCACCGCGAGCGTCGCGGACAACGCCGGCAAATTGTGTCTCACCGCCTTTGATGATGTGGAGTAACGGATGGATCTGACCGAGAATTTCGACCTGGAATCGGCGCTGGACGACACCCTGGGCAACCTTCCCGAAGCGGAGGAAGCCGCCGCGCCCCAACCGGCGCCGCGCCGCGACCTCAATCCCTTCATGCGCAAGATTCCCGTCACCCTGACGCTGGAAGTCGGCGCCGTGGAAATCCCGCTGTCCGAACTGTTCGCCATCGAGCACGGTTCTGTGCTGGAACTGGACAAGCACGCCGGCGAGCCTTTGGACATCAAGATCAACGGTACCCGCGTGGGACGCGCCGAAGTGGTGGTGGTCGGCGAAAACTACGGTCTGCGCGTCGTCGAACTGGAAAACCTCGACATGGGGCTGCTGTCCTCATGAGCCGCTTTCCGAGGCCGGGCGTCCGGCATCTGGCCGCGCTCGGCCTCGCCGCGCTGGCGGCCTCCCCCGCCTTCGCCCAGGACCTGACGCTGCTGTCGGTGGCGCAGGGCGCCGGCGGGCAGGATCTGACGGTCAAGACCCAGATCCTGGTGCTGATGACCCTGCTGGGTCTGCTGCCGGTGCTGCTCCTGATGATGACGAGCTTCACCCGCTTCGTCATCGTGCTGTCGCTCTTGCGCCAGGCGCTGGGCCTGCAGCAGGGCCTGCCGAACCGGCTTGTGACGGGCATCGCGCTGATCCTCACCCTGCTGGTGATGCGCCCCGTCGGCCTCGACATCTGGAACAACGCCTTCGTGCCCTACGACCAGGACAAGATTCCCATGACCCTGGCGCTAGAGCGCGCCCAGGCGCCGATCTCGCGCTTCATGCTCGCCCAGACCAGCAAGGCGGCGCTCGCCCAGATCGCCGCGCTGTCGGGCGAGAAGGACATCGCCAAACCGGCGGATCACAGTTTTCCGGTGAAGCTCGCCGCCTTCGTGCTCAGTGAACTGAAAACCGCGTTCCAGATCGGCTGCATGCTGTTCATCCCCTTTCTGGTCATCGACCTCGTGGTCGCCAGCGTGCTGATGGCGATGGGCATGATGATGCTCTCGCCGCTGGTCATCTCCCTGCCGCTCAAGCTGCTTCTCTTCGTGCTCGTGGATGGCTGGTCGCTGACCGTCAACACCCTAGTCACCAGCGTGCAGGCCTACTGATGCTGACCCCCGATATCGCCGTCGACCTGGTCACCGACAGCCTGCATGTGGTCATGCTGCTGGTGGTGGTGCTGGTGCTGCCAAGCCTGATCGTCGGTGTACTGGTGAGCCTGTTCCAGGCGGCGACCCAGATCAACGAGCAGACCCTGAGCTTCCTGCCGCGCCTGTTGGTGACGCTGCTGATCATTTGCGTGGCCGGCAAATGGATGACCGGTTATCTGATGGATTTCTGCGTCGACATCTTCCACCGCGCCGCGACTCAGCTCGGATAGCCGCCATGCCCGTGCCGATGCCGGAACTCATGGCGCTCCTGACGGGCTTCTGGTGGCCGTTCTGCCGTTTCGCCGCCACTTTCGCCGCCGCGCCCATCCTCGGCGACGTGCTGATCCCGGTGCGCTCGCGCATTCTGGTGTGCGCGATCCTGGCGGTGGTCGCCCTGCCCTCGGGGCTCGCCATGCCGCAGACCGACCCGCTGTCGCTCGCCGGCGTGGCGCTCGCCCTCGAACAGGTGGTGATCGGGCTGATTTTCGGGATGCTGTTCTACTTCGTGCACGGCGCGCTGCTGTTGGCCGGATTCATGGTGTCCTCGCAGATGGGTCTGTCGATGGCCGTGATGAACGACCCGGGCAACGGCACGAGCTCGGACGTGATCACCCAGTTCTTTTTCCTGTTCAGCGCGCTGATGTTCTTCGCGCTGAACGGGCATCTGGTGGTGACCAATGTGGTCTACCACAGCTTCACCTTCTGGCCGATCGGCGGCGGGTTGCCGACCGATTCGCTCGGGCGTCTGGCCGGCTGTGTCGCCTGGATGCTGTCCGCCGCGCTGTTGCTGTCGATCCCGGTGATTTTCTCGACCTTCGTGGTGCAGCTGGGCTTTGGCCTCCTCAACCGCGTCGCGCCGACCCTCAACCTGTTTTCGCTGGGGTTTCCGCTGGTCACGCTGTTCGGCCTCGCCGCGCTCGCCACGGTGTTTCATACCCTGCCGGACCACTATGTGCGGCTGACCGGCCAGATCCTCGACATGCTGGCCATCCGCCTCGCGGGAGCGCCGCATGGCTGACGCCGGCTCCGAACAGAAAACCGAAAAGGCCACCCCCCAGCGGCTGCGCAAGGCCCGGGAAAAAGGCCAGGTCGCGCGCTCCAAGGAAGTGGCCGCGGCGGTGGGCCTGCTCGTCTCGCTCAAGCTCCTCGCGCTGATGGCGCCGGGTCTGCTCAACGACTTCCGGTCGCTGCTGATGCTGTCGATGCCGACCCTCGACGCCGACGGCGCGCTCGAGAACGCCTGGTCGGTCCTGTTCACCGGCACGCTGGTGCTCTTGGCCAAGATGGTGCTGCCGCTGCTGGTCATCCCCGCCGCCATCGTCGTCGCCTCGATGCTGCCCGGCGGCTGGCTGTTCTCGCCGCAGCAGTGGCAACCCGACCTGTCGCGGATCAACCCGCTGTCCGGCTTCGCGCGGCTGTTTTCCGCGCAGCGCCTCACCGATGTGGTCAAGTCCATCGCCAAGGCCCTGCTGCTCGGCACGGTGCTGTTCTGGCTGAGCCGCCGTCACCTCGCCGACTTCATGCGCCTGCAATCGCTGTCCACGCCGGACGCGGTCTCGCGCGGCGCGCTGCTGGTCTACGACCTGTGTTTCGCCTACGCGATGGTGTTCGTGCTGTTCGCCGTGATCGACGTGCCCCTGCAGGCGTTCTTCTTCCAGCGCTCCTTGCGCATGAGCCGCCAGGAAATCCGCGAGGAAATGAAGAACACCGAGGGCAAGCCGGAAATCCGCAGCCGCATCCGCCAGTTGCAGCGCCAGATCGCGCAGCGCGGTCTCACGCGCACGGTGCCCACCGCCAACGTGATTCTGACCAACCCGACTCATTACGCGGTCGCGTTGCGCTACGACGAGTCGCTCGCCGAGGCGCCGTACATCGTCGCCAAGGGCACCGACGAAACGGCGCAGGCCATCCGCGCCATCGCCGCGCGCCACCAAATCGAGGTGCTGGAGGTGCCGGCGCTGGCGCGCGCGGTCTACCACACCACCCGCGTCAACCAGCAGATTCCGGCCGCCCTCTACAAGGCGGTCGCCTACGTACTCAGTTATGTGCTGCAGCTTAAGGCCTTCCGTGATGGCCGACGCGACAGCGCCCCTGTTTTCCCGACGGATCTTGCCGTCCCACGAGACCTCTCGGAACCCAAGCCATGAATGCCTTGACCACGCTCATCGACCTTCTGAAGAAGCACAGGGCCGCCACGCAGATTCTGCTGCTGGCGCTCCTCTCCATGATGATCCTGCCGCTGCCGCCGCTGGCGCTGGACGTGCTGTTCACCTTCAACATCGTGCTGGCGGTGATCGTCATCCTGGTCAGTGTTTCGGCGCGGCGCACGCTCGACTTCTCCGTGTTCCCCACGGTGATCCTGATGTCCACGCTGCTCAGGCTGACGCTGAACGTCGCCTCGACGCGGGTGGTGCTGCTGCACGGCCACGAGGGCGGGCAATCGGCCGGCCGGGTGATCCAGTCGTTCGGCGAGGTGCTGATCGGTGGCAACTTCGTGGTCGGTCTGGTGGTGTTCGTGATCCTGATGATCATCAACTTCATCGTGGTGACCAAGGGCGCGGAACGGATTTCCGAAGTGTCGGCGCGTTTCACCCTCGATGCCCTGCCCGGCAAGCAGATGGCGATCGACGCGGATCTGAACGCCGGGCTCATCACCCAGGACAAGGCCCAGCAGCGCCGCCGCGAGATCGCCATGGAAGCGGATTTCTACGGCGCGATGGACGGCGCCTCGAAATTCGTGCGCGGGGATGCCATCGCCGGCATCCTGATCCTGCTGATCAACCTGATCGGCGGCGTGGCGATCGGCACGCTGATGCACAAACTGCCGCTGGCCGACGCGTTCCGCGAATACGCGCTATTGACCATCGGTGACGGCCTGGTCGCCCAGATCCCGGCGCTCTTGCTGTCCGCCTCGGCCGCGATCATCGTCACCCGCGTGAGCGACACCGGCGACATGGAGTCGCTGATGGGCCGGCAGATGCTCTCCTCGCCGTCCATCCTGTACACCGCCGCCGGCATCATGTTCATCCTGGCGCTGATCCCGGGCATGCCCTACCCGACTTTCCTGGGATTCGCGGCGCTTCTCGCGTATGTGGGATGGCGTCTGGACAAGAACCTGAAGAACGCGCCGCAAACGTCCGATCACGAAGCGATCGGCCAGACGCTGCTCAAGAGCGGCGAGCCGGCGCTCGACTGGACCAGCCTGCCTTACGTGGACGTGCTGTCGGTATCGCTCGGCTACAAGCTGGTCAGCCTGCTCGACAACGCCCAGGGCGCGCCGCTGACAAAAAGGGTGCGCGGCGTGCGGCAAAGCGCCTCCGAACAATTCGGCATCCTGCTGCCGGAAATCGGCATCCGCGACGATCTGAAGCTCAAGCCCTCCGAGTACGCGCTCTTGCT is part of the Paludibacterium paludis genome and harbors:
- the fliN gene encoding flagellar motor switch protein FliN, which translates into the protein MDLTENFDLESALDDTLGNLPEAEEAAAPQPAPRRDLNPFMRKIPVTLTLEVGAVEIPLSELFAIEHGSVLELDKHAGEPLDIKINGTRVGRAEVVVVGENYGLRVVELENLDMGLLSS
- a CDS encoding FliM/FliN family flagellar motor C-terminal domain-containing protein — translated: MPKSKLIAPHEGRRLDALDPRTLGRPFHLLPAFTQALQDDVDLFLGQRLNRRYHARFAMRGASCGRPSESMSRLSMQRYTHERGLIDVAIDRILLLRLLDYRYGNGWSEETPAADPETVPATETEQRLMAHLGADIAGVCLGTLARLTGQALPATPPVRSGQPGIQTDQAFEIVITLADDGRQCEGRVTVRLDDGLFDLLMRALADNRPVKAARDNAPAFALDEEIRVRLSVSLLSLDMPLGDVLDLKVGHIVPAQMRNRADVHVGKSRLFTASVADNAGKLCLTAFDDVE
- a CDS encoding flagellar hook-basal body complex protein FliE; protein product: MKSEIGGLILGDKATILGEMSRIGARAIAPAAQTLTGSSAAPVSFSDSLSAAVRSVDAAERKASDKVADVESGRSDDLVGAMLMTQEANLSFSALVQVRNKLVGAVDDLIKMPV
- a CDS encoding flagellar biosynthetic protein FliR, whose product is MPVPMPELMALLTGFWWPFCRFAATFAAAPILGDVLIPVRSRILVCAILAVVALPSGLAMPQTDPLSLAGVALALEQVVIGLIFGMLFYFVHGALLLAGFMVSSQMGLSMAVMNDPGNGTSSDVITQFFFLFSALMFFALNGHLVVTNVVYHSFTFWPIGGGLPTDSLGRLAGCVAWMLSAALLLSIPVIFSTFVVQLGFGLLNRVAPTLNLFSLGFPLVTLFGLAALATVFHTLPDHYVRLTGQILDMLAIRLAGAPHG
- the fliQ gene encoding flagellar biosynthesis protein FliQ, whose product is MLTPDIAVDLVTDSLHVVMLLVVVLVLPSLIVGVLVSLFQAATQINEQTLSFLPRLLVTLLIICVAGKWMTGYLMDFCVDIFHRAATQLG
- the fliP gene encoding flagellar type III secretion system pore protein FliP (The bacterial flagellar biogenesis protein FliP forms a type III secretion system (T3SS)-type pore required for flagellar assembly.), coding for MSRFPRPGVRHLAALGLAALAASPAFAQDLTLLSVAQGAGGQDLTVKTQILVLMTLLGLLPVLLLMMTSFTRFVIVLSLLRQALGLQQGLPNRLVTGIALILTLLVMRPVGLDIWNNAFVPYDQDKIPMTLALERAQAPISRFMLAQTSKAALAQIAALSGEKDIAKPADHSFPVKLAAFVLSELKTAFQIGCMLFIPFLVIDLVVASVLMAMGMMMLSPLVISLPLKLLLFVLVDGWSLTVNTLVTSVQAY
- a CDS encoding flagellar biosynthesis protein FlhA; this translates as MNALTTLIDLLKKHRAATQILLLALLSMMILPLPPLALDVLFTFNIVLAVIVILVSVSARRTLDFSVFPTVILMSTLLRLTLNVASTRVVLLHGHEGGQSAGRVIQSFGEVLIGGNFVVGLVVFVILMIINFIVVTKGAERISEVSARFTLDALPGKQMAIDADLNAGLITQDKAQQRRREIAMEADFYGAMDGASKFVRGDAIAGILILLINLIGGVAIGTLMHKLPLADAFREYALLTIGDGLVAQIPALLLSASAAIIVTRVSDTGDMESLMGRQMLSSPSILYTAAGIMFILALIPGMPYPTFLGFAALLAYVGWRLDKNLKNAPQTSDHEAIGQTLLKSGEPALDWTSLPYVDVLSVSLGYKLVSLLDNAQGAPLTKRVRGVRQSASEQFGILLPEIGIRDDLKLKPSEYALLLNGVPVSKSEVHADRLMAIPSPEVYGGLDGILGTDPAYGMPVTWILPEDKAHALSLGYQVVDCASVLATHINKVIRDYLPELFRHDDVLALNQRLAALAPKLAENLETALNPAQQLKVYRYLLNEHVSLKDIVPIATSLIDSVEVTRDPIMLAADVRCALKRQICQSVLGARTELRAFNLTAELENMLLSSLSQAQQAGKVMLDSFPVDPNMLSQLQINMPVIREQMKQMGTPPVLLVMPQIRPILARYARLFAAGLVVLSYNEIAENREVSIVGTLG
- the flhB gene encoding flagellar biosynthesis protein FlhB; the encoded protein is MADAGSEQKTEKATPQRLRKAREKGQVARSKEVAAAVGLLVSLKLLALMAPGLLNDFRSLLMLSMPTLDADGALENAWSVLFTGTLVLLAKMVLPLLVIPAAIVVASMLPGGWLFSPQQWQPDLSRINPLSGFARLFSAQRLTDVVKSIAKALLLGTVLFWLSRRHLADFMRLQSLSTPDAVSRGALLVYDLCFAYAMVFVLFAVIDVPLQAFFFQRSLRMSRQEIREEMKNTEGKPEIRSRIRQLQRQIAQRGLTRTVPTANVILTNPTHYAVALRYDESLAEAPYIVAKGTDETAQAIRAIAARHQIEVLEVPALARAVYHTTRVNQQIPAALYKAVAYVLSYVLQLKAFRDGRRDSAPVFPTDLAVPRDLSEPKP